A single Candidatus Deferrimicrobiaceae bacterium DNA region contains:
- a CDS encoding ABC transporter ATP-binding protein, protein MNSDTLIHVESLRKTYLRNGGKLEILKGITMDIARGELLGVVGVSGAGKTTLLQIVGTLDRPTSGSVSFEGNDISALSEEALASFRNRTIGFVFQFHHLLPEFDATENVMLPCLIQGASRSEARSRADALLDEVGLTDRKDHRIGELSGGEQQRVAICRALVMNPSVLLADEPTGNLDKETANGVFDLLRDLNRTRKLTVMMVTHNMDLASRMHRVIRIDDGMIA, encoded by the coding sequence ATGAATAGCGATACCCTGATCCACGTAGAATCGCTCCGGAAGACCTACCTCCGGAACGGCGGGAAGCTCGAGATCCTCAAGGGGATCACGATGGATATCGCGCGCGGGGAGCTGCTCGGCGTCGTCGGCGTTTCCGGCGCGGGAAAAACGACGCTCCTGCAGATCGTCGGGACGCTCGATCGGCCCACCTCCGGCTCGGTATCCTTCGAAGGGAACGACATATCGGCGCTCTCCGAGGAAGCGCTGGCATCTTTCCGCAATCGGACGATCGGCTTCGTCTTTCAGTTTCACCACCTGTTGCCCGAGTTCGACGCGACCGAAAACGTCATGCTTCCCTGCCTGATCCAGGGGGCGTCGCGGTCCGAGGCACGCAGTCGGGCGGATGCGTTGCTCGACGAAGTCGGCCTGACCGATCGCAAGGATCACCGGATCGGAGAGCTTTCCGGGGGAGAGCAGCAGCGCGTGGCGATCTGCCGGGCGCTCGTGATGAACCCGAGTGTGCTGCTGGCCGACGAACCCACCGGGAACCTGGACAAGGAAACCGCCAACGGCGTCTTCGACCTTCTCCGCGATCTGAACCGTACCCGCAAGCTGACGGTCATGATGGTGACCCACAACATGGACCTCGCCTCCAGGATGCACCGCGTCATCCGGATCGACGACGGGATGATCGCCTGA
- the lysS gene encoding lysine--tRNA ligase, giving the protein MNEEWNDLIRDRYRKVEEIREAGEIAYPNGQHVGWTSDAVRRAADGIPAAELPGRAIKVDVAGRILAKRRMGKAAFLSILDRAGKIQFHLTQDSVGEAEYEKFKKRIDIGDIVWAEGTLFVTQTGELTIKVSSFRLLTKALRPLPEKWHGLSDVETRYRQRYVDLIVNEDVREIFRKRSRIISFVRNFLVARDYLEVETPMMQPIAGGATARPFMTHHNSLDMDLFLRIAPELYLKRLLVGGFERVFEINRNFRNEGISTQHNPEFTMVEFYQAYATVDELMTLTEDLFSGLAIHLFGSTKVPLQGKEIDFATPWQRLTVRQAVALYGKVPEERLSDPAFLREMAAGLGLYVKEGTPDGKLLVELYEAVGERAIIGPTFVTEYPIEVSPLSRKNDQRPEIVDRFELIVNGREIANAFSELNDPVDQRKRFEAQLEEKARGDEEAMAMDDDYIRALEFGMPPAAGEGIGIDRLVMLFTDSPSIRDVILFPQLRKEG; this is encoded by the coding sequence TTGAATGAAGAATGGAACGACCTGATCCGGGACCGTTACCGGAAGGTCGAAGAGATACGGGAAGCAGGCGAGATCGCTTATCCCAACGGGCAGCATGTAGGCTGGACATCGGATGCGGTTCGTAGGGCTGCCGACGGAATCCCGGCCGCGGAGCTTCCGGGCCGCGCCATCAAGGTCGACGTCGCAGGAAGAATTCTCGCCAAGCGCCGGATGGGCAAGGCGGCGTTCCTGAGCATCCTCGATCGTGCCGGGAAGATCCAGTTCCACCTGACCCAGGACAGCGTCGGCGAGGCCGAATACGAGAAGTTCAAGAAGCGCATCGACATCGGCGATATCGTATGGGCCGAAGGCACGCTGTTCGTGACCCAGACCGGCGAGCTGACGATCAAGGTCTCCTCTTTCCGCCTGTTGACGAAAGCGCTCCGGCCGCTTCCCGAAAAGTGGCATGGCCTCTCCGACGTCGAGACGCGCTACCGGCAGCGATACGTCGATCTCATCGTCAACGAGGACGTCCGCGAGATCTTTCGGAAACGTTCGCGCATCATCTCTTTCGTCCGCAACTTCCTCGTCGCGCGCGACTACCTCGAAGTCGAGACGCCGATGATGCAACCGATCGCGGGCGGCGCAACAGCGCGTCCCTTCATGACGCATCACAACAGCCTCGACATGGATCTGTTCCTCCGGATCGCCCCCGAACTTTATCTCAAGCGGCTCCTGGTAGGCGGTTTCGAGCGTGTTTTCGAGATCAACCGCAATTTCCGGAACGAGGGGATTTCCACCCAGCACAATCCAGAGTTCACGATGGTCGAGTTTTACCAGGCCTACGCCACCGTCGACGAGCTGATGACCCTCACCGAAGATTTATTTTCCGGGTTGGCGATACATTTGTTCGGGTCCACCAAGGTTCCCCTTCAGGGGAAAGAGATCGACTTCGCCACGCCCTGGCAGCGGTTGACCGTCCGCCAGGCAGTCGCCCTCTACGGGAAGGTTCCCGAGGAGCGTTTGTCCGACCCGGCGTTCCTGCGCGAGATGGCGGCGGGCCTGGGTCTTTACGTCAAGGAAGGCACCCCCGACGGAAAGCTGCTGGTCGAACTCTACGAGGCGGTGGGCGAGCGCGCAATCATCGGGCCCACGTTCGTCACCGAGTATCCGATCGAGGTGTCGCCGCTTTCCCGCAAGAACGACCAGCGTCCCGAGATCGTCGACCGTTTCGAGCTCATCGTCAACGGCCGCGAAATTGCCAATGCCTTCTCCGAGCTCAACGACCCGGTCGATCAGCGCAAGCGGTTCGAGGCACAGCTCGAAGAGAAAGCGCGCGGCGACGAGGAGGCGATGGCGATGGACGACGACTACATCCGGGCGCTCGAATTCGGCATGCCGCCAGCCGCGGGCGAGGGGATCGGGATCGATCGCCTGGTCATGCTGTTCACCGATTCCCCCTCCATCCGCGACGTGATCCTGTTCCCGCAACTTCGCAAGGAAGGGTGA
- a CDS encoding lipoprotein-releasing ABC transporter permease subunit has translation MRFPVEYYIAQKYLLAKRKQTFISIITFISVLGVTIGVTALIIVLAVMNGFEQELKDRILGATAHVHVTSLDGTIPEPYRLAARLGAMEGIAAASPYVFSQMMITSGGGATGGVLRGVDPASVGKVTRLVKDVRVGKIENIIRRSADDLPGVILGKELAGNLGVGMGDLVEVLVPGGNVTPLGAFPRSERFKVAGIFESGMYEYDATFAYVSFDEASRMLGTGGRASGIELKVNDIYQASAIAARIRTDLGLPYYAKDWMQSNRNLFSALKLEKVVMFIILVLIVMVAAFNIISTLIMIVMEKNKDIGILMTMGATRRTIRRIFALEGLFIGIVGTLAGTILGGGLCWLLKKYQFIHLPNDVYYITTLPVLFDPAILMLVGGSSILICFLATLYPARQASRIDPAEAIRYE, from the coding sequence TTGCGATTCCCGGTCGAATATTACATTGCCCAGAAGTATCTTCTGGCCAAGCGGAAGCAGACGTTCATCTCGATCATCACCTTCATTTCCGTGCTGGGGGTGACGATCGGCGTGACCGCGCTCATCATCGTGCTTGCGGTCATGAACGGATTCGAGCAAGAGCTGAAGGACCGGATCCTCGGAGCGACCGCCCACGTCCACGTGACCAGCCTCGACGGGACGATCCCGGAACCCTACCGGCTCGCCGCCCGGCTGGGCGCGATGGAAGGCATCGCCGCCGCATCTCCCTACGTCTTTTCCCAGATGATGATTACTTCCGGGGGCGGCGCTACCGGGGGCGTGCTGCGGGGGGTCGACCCGGCCTCTGTCGGAAAGGTAACCCGGCTGGTCAAGGACGTCCGGGTCGGCAAGATCGAAAACATCATCCGGAGATCCGCGGACGACCTGCCCGGGGTGATCCTCGGGAAAGAGCTGGCCGGCAACCTGGGGGTGGGGATGGGCGACCTGGTCGAAGTGCTCGTGCCCGGCGGCAACGTGACCCCTCTCGGGGCTTTCCCCAGATCCGAGCGGTTCAAGGTCGCAGGCATCTTCGAATCCGGCATGTACGAGTACGACGCCACCTTTGCTTATGTCTCCTTCGACGAGGCGTCCCGCATGCTCGGCACCGGCGGGCGCGCCAGCGGGATCGAGCTCAAGGTCAACGACATTTATCAGGCCTCGGCTATCGCCGCGCGCATCCGGACCGATCTGGGGCTGCCCTATTACGCCAAGGACTGGATGCAGAGCAACCGCAACCTGTTCTCGGCGCTCAAGCTCGAAAAGGTGGTCATGTTCATCATCCTCGTGCTCATCGTGATGGTGGCGGCGTTCAATATCATCAGCACGCTCATCATGATCGTCATGGAAAAGAACAAGGACATCGGGATCCTGATGACCATGGGCGCCACTCGGCGCACGATCCGCCGCATCTTCGCGCTCGAGGGCCTTTTCATCGGGATCGTGGGGACGCTGGCCGGGACGATCCTGGGCGGGGGGCTTTGCTGGCTATTGAAAAAATACCAGTTCATCCATCTTCCCAACGACGTCTATTACATCACCACGCTTCCCGTGCTGTTCGATCCCGCGATCCTTATGCTGGTCGGCGGCAGCTCCATCCTGATCTGCTTCCTTGCGACGCTCTATCCCGCCCGGCAAGCCAGCCGGATCGATCCCGCCGAGGCGATACGCTATGAATAG
- the prfB gene encoding peptide chain release factor 2 — protein sequence MKHARARFEVIFDVDRKLARHAELESIAARDGFWESPEKAEPILKERKSIDTFLEKWGSLDASFGDLHACLDLVDEQADPGLESEIGSILRTISERLDDLEMARMLSGEGDDLNAIVTIHAGAGGTESQDWAEMLLRMYTRFCDRNGYEMELAERQDGEEAGIKSVTFLMKGDHAFGYMKAEGGVHRLVRISPFDANKRRHTSFASVFVSPEIDDTVEITIDDNDLRIDTLRSGGAGGQHVNKTESAVRLTHLPTGLVVLCQQERSQHKNKALAYKILRSKMYALEMRQRAEKVQDSHKAKKDIAWGSQIRSYVLAPYRMVKDHRTGHETGNVDAVLDGDIMDFIHKYLLSGGADVQDSGGDIE from the coding sequence TTGAAGCACGCGCGCGCGCGCTTCGAGGTTATCTTTGACGTAGATCGAAAACTCGCACGCCACGCCGAACTCGAGTCGATCGCGGCACGGGACGGCTTCTGGGAGTCTCCCGAAAAAGCTGAGCCCATTCTCAAGGAACGCAAGTCGATCGACACTTTCCTCGAGAAATGGGGCTCCCTCGATGCCTCTTTCGGCGACCTGCACGCCTGCCTCGACCTGGTCGACGAGCAGGCCGATCCCGGGCTGGAATCAGAGATCGGGTCGATTCTGCGCACGATTTCGGAGCGTCTCGACGACCTGGAGATGGCGCGGATGCTCAGCGGCGAAGGGGATGACCTCAACGCGATCGTGACGATCCATGCCGGCGCCGGCGGCACCGAATCCCAGGACTGGGCCGAGATGCTGCTCCGGATGTACACACGGTTCTGCGACCGCAACGGGTATGAAATGGAGCTGGCCGAGCGGCAGGACGGCGAGGAAGCCGGCATCAAGAGCGTCACCTTCCTCATGAAAGGCGACCATGCATTCGGGTACATGAAGGCCGAAGGCGGCGTCCACCGGCTGGTCCGGATCTCGCCCTTCGACGCGAACAAGCGCCGGCACACGTCGTTCGCCTCGGTTTTCGTGTCTCCCGAGATCGACGATACCGTCGAGATCACCATCGACGATAACGACCTCAGGATCGACACGCTCCGCTCCGGCGGCGCGGGGGGGCAGCACGTCAACAAGACGGAATCCGCCGTCCGGCTGACCCACCTGCCGACCGGACTCGTCGTTCTTTGCCAGCAGGAGCGTTCCCAGCACAAGAACAAGGCGCTGGCCTACAAGATCCTGCGGTCCAAGATGTACGCGCTCGAGATGCGGCAACGCGCCGAGAAGGTGCAGGACAGCCATAAGGCGAAAAAAGACATCGCCTGGGGCTCGCAGATCCGGTCCTACGTGCTGGCGCCTTACAGAATGGTCAAGGATCATCGGACCGGGCACGAGACCGGGAACGTCGATGCCGTGCTCGACGGCGACATCATGGACTTCATCCATAAGTACCTGCTCTCGGGCGGCGCCGACGTGCAGGATTCCGGAGGCGACATTGAATGA